In Methylomonas sp. ZR1, one DNA window encodes the following:
- the pqqB gene encoding pyrroloquinoline quinone biosynthesis protein PqqB codes for MKIRVLGAGAGGGFPQWNCNCDNCRRLRNGQFNGKARTQSSIAISTDNRNWLLFNTSPDIRAQLEAFPAIQPKEGIRDTGIKAVLLIDSQIDHTTGMLMLREGKPLNVYCTEMVKQDLTSGFPLFNMLKDYCTVNHHPIACDETPFEIPGIDDIRIYAHALKSKAPPYSPHRHDPHDGDNIGVIVEQISTGKKLYYSPGLGEIEPHVLQAMLNVDCLMVDGTFWTDDEMVTRGISQKRARDIGHLPQSGPGGMIEVLNGVPNARKILIHINNTNPILDEDSPERKTLDANGIEVAYDGLEIDL; via the coding sequence ATGAAGATTAGAGTTCTCGGCGCCGGCGCCGGCGGCGGCTTTCCGCAATGGAACTGCAACTGCGACAATTGCCGACGCCTGCGTAACGGCCAATTCAACGGCAAAGCCCGCACCCAATCGTCGATAGCGATCAGTACCGACAACCGCAACTGGCTGCTGTTTAACACCTCGCCGGACATTCGCGCCCAATTGGAAGCGTTTCCCGCCATTCAGCCTAAAGAAGGCATCCGCGATACCGGCATTAAGGCCGTGCTCTTGATCGACAGCCAGATCGACCATACCACCGGCATGCTGATGCTGCGCGAAGGCAAACCGTTGAACGTGTATTGCACCGAGATGGTCAAGCAGGATTTGACTAGCGGCTTTCCGCTATTCAACATGTTGAAAGACTATTGCACCGTCAATCATCATCCGATTGCCTGTGACGAAACGCCGTTCGAGATTCCGGGCATAGACGACATCCGGATTTACGCCCACGCCCTGAAAAGCAAGGCACCGCCCTATTCGCCGCACCGCCACGATCCGCACGACGGCGACAACATCGGCGTCATTGTCGAGCAAATTTCCACCGGTAAAAAACTGTATTACTCACCCGGCCTCGGTGAGATCGAGCCGCACGTCCTGCAAGCAATGCTGAACGTTGACTGTCTAATGGTAGACGGTACATTCTGGACCGATGACGAAATGGTGACACGCGGCATTAGCCAAAAACGTGCTCGCGACATTGGCCACTTGCCGCAGTCCGGGCCTGGTGGCATGATTGAAGTATTGAATGGCGTGCCAAACGCTCGCAAGATTTTGATTCATATCAACAACACCAACCCGATTCTCGACGAAGATTCGCCGGAGCGTAAAACCCTGGATGCCAACGGCATCGAAGTGGCTTACGACGGACTGGAAATTGACTTATAA
- a CDS encoding sulfite exporter TauE/SafE family protein — translation MSRYHSALLIPQPLIIMTEIFLASFLLGILAGVAAGLFGIGGGALIVPVLVWVFQTQRFDPEQIMLIAVATSLATAVLTSAASVRTHHKLGNIDWRRARHLAPSMLLGAVGGAVLAEYISADSLRWFFVAYLIYTSAQMAIPKPNKASSHPAKFSLDYPMGLLIGVLSAILGIGGGTMTVPYLASNGLPMKNAVATSSTCAIPIALAAATSYAVLGWQVSQLPVGSLGYLYLPAFAGIVLTSIFTAPLGAKLAHSLPAQKLKRYFAIVLLALALKMAW, via the coding sequence ATGAGTCGCTATCATAGTGCTTTGCTTATTCCCCAGCCATTAATCATCATGACGGAAATTTTTTTAGCCAGCTTTTTACTGGGCATTCTAGCCGGCGTCGCCGCCGGTTTGTTCGGTATAGGCGGCGGCGCATTGATTGTGCCGGTGCTAGTGTGGGTGTTTCAAACTCAGCGCTTTGATCCGGAACAAATTATGTTGATTGCCGTTGCCACATCACTGGCGACTGCGGTACTTACGTCGGCTGCTTCAGTGCGCACGCACCACAAATTGGGTAACATCGATTGGCGACGAGCAAGGCATTTAGCCCCGAGCATGCTGCTGGGCGCCGTTGGCGGTGCAGTGTTGGCCGAATATATCAGCGCCGACTCACTCCGTTGGTTTTTTGTTGCTTATCTAATTTATACCAGCGCACAAATGGCGATACCCAAGCCCAACAAAGCGTCATCACACCCAGCCAAATTCTCCCTGGATTACCCGATGGGTCTGTTGATCGGCGTACTATCAGCCATTTTAGGCATCGGCGGCGGCACCATGACCGTACCTTATCTGGCGAGCAACGGCCTGCCGATGAAAAACGCGGTCGCCACCTCCAGCACCTGCGCAATCCCTATTGCCCTGGCGGCTGCGACCAGTTACGCGGTATTGGGTTGGCAAGTTAGCCAATTGCCCGTTGGCAGCCTAGGCTATCTTTATCTACCCGCTTTTGCCGGCATAGTCTTAACCAGCATATTTACCGCACCGTTAGGCGCCAAATTGGCGCACAGTTTGCCGGCACAAAAATTGAAGCGTTACTTTGCGATTGTGCTGTTGGCGCTTGCGCTGAAAATGGCCTGGTAA
- the pqqA gene encoding pyrroloquinoline quinone precursor peptide PqqA — protein sequence MKWETPAYNDMRFGFEVTMYIYNR from the coding sequence ATGAAATGGGAAACACCAGCTTACAATGACATGCGTTTCGGTTTTGAAGTTACCATGTACATCTACAACCGTTAA